CGGCCCGCTGGGTGCTGGTCTTCTGGCCGCTGCAGTTGCTGGCGGCGGTCTACCTGCTCTGGCTGTGCATCACCAACCTGGCCGGATCCAGCGAGGCCGGCGGTGAAGCGGCAGGCGCTGCAGCCATCAGCCACGTGGAACCGGCGGTCCAGCGGCTCCACGGTCAGACCCTGGGCTCCGTGGTGGCCACGCTGGCGGTCACCGATCTGGCCTTCTCGCTCGATAGCGTCGCGGCGGCGGTGGCGGTCAGCGACCGGCTCTGGCTGGTGATGACCGGCGGCGTGATCGGTGTGGTGGCCCTGCGCCTCACGGCCGGTCTGTTCATCCGCTGGTTGGAGGAGTACCGGCATCTGGAGCGGGCCGGCTATCTTGCCGTGGGTCTGGTGGGGGTGCGCCTGCTGCTGCGCCTGGCCCTGCCCCAGATCGTCCCCCCCGAATGGGCGCTGCTGCTGGTGGTGGCCTGCCTGTTCGTCTGGGGGTTCTCGCAGCGCAGTGAGCAGCAGACCGGGGAGGTCAGCCCCTGACGCCCCTGCACGTGGATCTGCGCCAGGCCGGCACCGAGCGGTTGCTGGAACGCTTTGAGGTGGCCCACCTCGGCGAGGTGCCCCAGCCGGGCCGTTGGATCGAGCGGGGTGAGCGTTCGTTTCTGGTGCTGCAACGCCACCACCGCTACCAGCTCCGCAACGGACGCTACGAGCTCACCGAGGTGGCGCTGCAGGTCAAACCACAACGGCAACCGGCGGATGCCACCTGGTGGAACAACCACTGGGTGATCGGCGACCCCAGCTGCCGCTTCAATGCCCGCTCCCCGCTGCTGCGCTGCGCCGTCTTGCCTGAAGGCCCCTGCGAGCGCTGCCTGCATCGTGCGCCTGTCTGAGCCGCTTCATGGGAGCACAGTCAGCGGGATGAAGCGCTGCACCACTGCCATGTAAAGCGGGATCCCCACGACGATGTTGAAGGGGAAGGTGACACCCAGGGCGCTGGAGATGTAGAGGCTTGGGTTTGCTTCTGGCACGGTCATCCGCATGGCGGCGGGAACGGCGATGTAGGAGGCGCTGGCGCACAGCACCATGAACAGCAGCGCATTTCCCTGCGGCAGGCCCAGCCAACGGGACAGCAGCAGGCCCACCGCGGCATTGAAGAGCGGCATCAGCACGGCGAAGGCGATCAGGTAGCTGCCGGCACGCCGCAGATCGCCGAGCCGCTGTGCCGCCACGATGCCCATGTCGAGCAGAAAGAAGCTGAGGGCGCCGTAAAACAGCTTGCCGGTGAAGGGCTCCATTGTTTCCACCCCCAAGGGGCTGAAGGCCGCCACCAGCAGGCCGATCACCAGACTGCCGATCAACAGCAGCACCGAACTGTTCAGGAAGGCTTCATGCAGCAAGCTGCCCCAGGCCACGCCCGTGCCGATGCCGCCGGCGTGGCGTTGATGACTGGTGAGTTTCACCAACAGCAACCCCACGATGATGGCCGGTGATTCCATCAGCGCCAGGGCCGCCACCATGAAGCCGTCATGGGGGATGTCAGACACCACCAGAAATGTTTCGGCGGTGATGAAGGTGACGGCGCTGATCGAGCCGTAGGTGGCGGCCACAGCGGCCGCATTGGAGGCGTCGAACTGCCGCCTGAGCACCAGGAAGCTGTAGAGCGGCACCACGGCCGACATCACCACAGCGGCGGCGATCGTGGCGATCACCTGCATGCCCAGGCCGCTGTGTTGCAGC
Above is a window of Synechococcus sp. MW101C3 DNA encoding:
- a CDS encoding DUF475 domain-containing protein translates to MEAESIESLTPLLQSADQWGEILLLLPLLVAMEAVLSADNAIALAAIARHLDDPARQRRALNLGLLLALVFRMALIVAARWVLVFWPLQLLAAVYLLWLCITNLAGSSEAGGEAAGAAAISHVEPAVQRLHGQTLGSVVATLAVTDLAFSLDSVAAAVAVSDRLWLVMTGGVIGVVALRLTAGLFIRWLEEYRHLERAGYLAVGLVGVRLLLRLALPQIVPPEWALLLVVACLFVWGFSQRSEQQTGEVSP
- a CDS encoding DUF6464 family protein — its product is MHVDLRQAGTERLLERFEVAHLGEVPQPGRWIERGERSFLVLQRHHRYQLRNGRYELTEVALQVKPQRQPADATWWNNHWVIGDPSCRFNARSPLLRCAVLPEGPCERCLHRAPV
- a CDS encoding sodium-dependent bicarbonate transport family permease, giving the protein MQTGLILQNLLSPPVLFFALGVIAVLVRSDLEIPAPLPKLFSLYLLLAIGFKGGVELQHSGLGMQVIATIAAAVVMSAVVPLYSFLVLRRQFDASNAAAVAATYGSISAVTFITAETFLVVSDIPHDGFMVAALALMESPAIIVGLLLVKLTSHQRHAGGIGTGVAWGSLLHEAFLNSSVLLLIGSLVIGLLVAAFSPLGVETMEPFTGKLFYGALSFFLLDMGIVAAQRLGDLRRAGSYLIAFAVLMPLFNAAVGLLLSRWLGLPQGNALLFMVLCASASYIAVPAAMRMTVPEANPSLYISSALGVTFPFNIVVGIPLYMAVVQRFIPLTVLP